DNA from Lagenorhynchus albirostris chromosome 3, mLagAlb1.1, whole genome shotgun sequence:
TGGACTTGCCTTGTGGCCTTCCACACTGCAACCAGACAGTCATTGTATGTTTCTATACaaagcctgtgttttcctctcagTGTCTTTGCCCTTGCTGTTTTCTCTACCTGTAAAAcccttccttccatctctgcATTCATGCTTGAGCTTTATCTGTTCCATCCTTATGACACAAATGATTTCAACAAACCATGTTGAAATCGGCATGTATCAAGCACCTATCAGAAACTGTAGTTAAGTGCTGGAGATACCTGAATGATGCTTCCAtttgaaaatgttatatttttcccCATTAAGGCAAGGACCATCTCTGACTCATCCTTGCATGGCTCCACAATTCCCAGCATCCTACCAGGCTCACATACATTTACATCAACgaaaaaatgaaactataaacaCACCTCTGTGGTACAAAGCAAGGATACCCTGTCCAGCATTGGTAACCTCTATCAACAACCCAGCTACTGTTTTCCATCCACCCCTAGGACTGAAGAactaatttccttcattttaattcCCAAACATTTTAATGGAGAATTTAATTCTCCTCACTTTCTGGGCTGCCAGTAAGATTCTTTGTACACGTATCCTAACACCACATCCTTCCATTCTCTTCCCCTCCATTtgattcaaaaaatgaaaaggcatttaCAGATGCACTAAATTTTAGAAGCAACACATAAATGCTCTCAAGGAATGTTAACTTCCTTCTCTTCACTAAGAAGAGAGGTTCATGGCTGTCTCTCTAAACCAGTTCTGGGATGATAGACACCAGCAACTGCCTATATGGAAAATAGGGATTGCATCTCTCTTCTACCTTCTTTTTTCAAAACTCACTTAGCCTGCCAATAAGAGGTCAGGAAAAATCACCATCGATGAATTTTGATGGGGCAAAGCACGAAGAGATAGAATTAAATGAATCATATGAAAGCATATTtcctacttgaaaaagaattaaatggatCGTACATGAAAGTATATGTAAAAACTGCAAAGCCCTACAGAAATTTAAATGTACTGACTAAACTCAGGACACCTTGATCCAATTCTCTATGAAAAGTGGAGAAGTTAGCAAATGGCCAATTCTGCTTTTCAAATGACTTATCAAAGGCATCATAGGGTGGTTATAACAAAGACTTTGGAGTCACAGCATAAGTACAAATGACCTGTGCTTGGGAAGTCTTCATGAATACTAGCTGTCTTTGTTCTTCAACAATAGCTGGCCAGAAGGCGGAGGGATTTGATCTGATAATGCATGCTTGCCCCAAGGCAGCAGTAAAGTGGAGAAATCACATAAAATTTCATTATTGTAAACTCAGAATCTGATTTAACAGAGCATGAGTGAATGACACTAACTATTGCTCTGGGCAGGCtcatattaatcaagctaaccAAAAAATGATGCTGCAACTAAAATGCTGGCTTATTACTTGATGGGGAAAATTATTCTCAGAAAGGACCAACCATTCACATCCTCTAATCACTGCATTCTCTCCCAGGGTATATACTACCTATCTAGTGGTTTAGGAGCCCAGAATTTAGAAGAAGAAGAGTTATTGATTAGCAGTATATGATTCCTGCATTCAATGGCATCAGGCTAAGATAGTCTCCCCAATGTCCAAATTAaactgtagattcaatgcaatcccaaccAAGATACCAGAATCGGCAAGCAGAGTCTAAAGTTTAAATGGAAGGGCAAAggatctagaatagccaaaacagttctggaaaaaaaaagaacaaatttacaTTACCTAATTTTAACAACTATTATAACaattttacaattgttataaagctacagtaatcaagaaagtgtcACATTGGTGTAAAGATAgacataaagatcaatggaacagaatagggtaCTCAAAAATAAACCTTCATATATATAGTCGATTTTCAATGAAGGTGTCAAAGAAATTCaagggagaaagaatagtcttttcaacagataGTGCTATATTATTTGGATattcaggcacacacacacaaaaaggaaccTTGACTTTTACTTCCCGCTAGATAATAAGAATTAAGTCAAAATGGACCATAGGCCTAAAGGTAAGAACTAAAACTCTTCTGGTGGAAAACACTGGAGAAAGTCTCTAGTGTGAGAGGCTGGCTATTGTATGCATTCTACGGTATTTAGCTGCCTCCCATACCacatagtaaaatgttaataataacatgaaaatgtactcctacctcacaccacgcacaaaaatcagttgtaggGGGATTGTAATTCTATgcagaaaaggtaaaataataaagttgtcTAAGAATTAGGAGACCTGGAATCAAGACGCAGGTCTTCACTAGCTTAGCTGTGTAAACTCTCTTCAGTTGTCAAAATAAATTGGACCAGGTGACTTCTAAATTCCTTTATAGGTATTAAATTGACATTTCAAAaatctaaattcatttttttccatacagTCTAGAGAcatatcctaaggaaataataaaacaagttTGTAAAAAGACACGTTCATTGCAAAACACAACCATCAGAGACTAAAAAATGAGGCTACCTTCATGCAATGGAAAACTAGGGAGTCATTAAAATGAAGGAGCTAGATCTTTATATTCTGGTATAGAAAGGTGTCCATATAAACTTCTATattgttttttttggccgcgcctcgCGACTTGCAGGATTTTATCTccagaccggggatcgaacccagcctccagcagtggaagcgcggagtcccaaCCTCTGGACcccaatattgtttctttttttttatttttttatttatttttttgtttcttttttaaagtagataGCAGAATAGGAAAAGGTACAAACAACAAGATCCCCtttacgcaaaaaaaaaaaaaaaatcaaatatttcttgaCCATCTTTACGTACAAGAAGTCATGTATGTTCGCAGGTAGAAACAACAGCgaataaaactgacattttagTGGGGAGCTcagacaaaaaattttttaaatacacatatgACTATTGATgccatgagggaaaaaaaacggttTGAGAGTGACAGGAGAGACCCTGTTTTAGTGAGGGTGGTTGAAGAagacctctctgagaaggtggcatttaaTCAGAATCCTGAATCATGAGACAGCATAACCTGTGCAACAACGGGGTGTCGGGTGTTGGAGAGtcagccaggcagagggaacagcaactgCAAAGCCCTTGGGCCGGGAAAGGACAAAGGGTGCCAGAGGAACAACGTGAGCAGCGCCAGCGTGGCTGGAGAGCCGGAGGGGGACACCAGACAGGCACACACCCGCAGCTCTGCTGGCAGTGCTGAGAACTCAAGCCTTATCATGCGGAGGAAAGCCCTGGAAAGTCTGAGCAGGGCGGTGACCTCACGTCCCGTCTGGAAGGTTCCCCGGGAAGCTACATGCACGGTGGATCACAGAGGAGCAAGAATGGAAGCAGGAAGGCCTGCCCAGAGCATCCAGGCGAGGGTTGTGAGGCCGAGGGAGAAATCCCTCATGGCTGCCATCCATGCGCATCTTTAGGTTTGCCGGAAACAGGTCGGTAGGGAACGCGCCAGAGTGCTGCAGCAGAAGAGGACTCATTCTCCCAGAATAGCGTTAAGCGAGCGGGTTGCGATGATGACGCAACATCTGCGAGCCTCGGCCCAGGCGTCTGGGTCCACCGGCCGCCGGGGCGGGAGCAGCCCCCCTCGCGGGGGCGCCCGACCAGTCAGAGCCAGCCGGACCAGCCCGCCGCCCCGCCGGAAGTGCCCTCTCGGCCCGCTGCACCGCGCCGCGGGAAGATGGCGCAGGAGGCAGGTGACATGGAAGATGGGCAACTTTCTGACTCGGATTCCGACATGACGGTGGCACCCAGCGACAGGCCGCTGCAGGTGCCGGTGAGTGCGGAGGGGGGGGCGGGTGACTCTGGGCCGGGAGCGCGGAGCGCGGGCTGCGATGAGGGGTGGTCGTCCCCGGGCCCGGCGCGCGAGCCGGTGCGGTGGGGAGGGTGAGGGGCGGGCGGGCGTCCCGCGGCCCGGCGCGCGGAGCGAGGGAGGTTGCGGGGATAGGAGGCCGTACGAACCTAGCCCGGCGTCTCGCTGCGAAGCGGGTTCCGCGAGGCGGGCTGTCTCCCGGAGGCGGGCTTGCGGCTGCCTCTTCCCCGCCTCCAGTGCTCCGCTCCTCGTTTTCTAAACCTACGGGCTTCCCCACTCCGGCGCCGCTAGGTTGTCTCGGAAGGGCATTTTTTTTGCCGAAAATGTAGAACCTGGGGACCTCTGCCCGCAAACAGCCTGTGGCGCTCATGTGCACGCTGAGCAGAAAGGGAGTGAGGACCAGGGATGAAGTTCATCACTTGCTCAGAGGCCTGGTCTTCCATATTCCCCTGGAACCTAGCTTCGTCATGCCATAATGTGGCACTGGGTTTTGTGTTAGCTTCCCAGGTTTCTAAGTAGGCGTTTGTCTTGGCCGCCCTACTGAGTAGCAAGCTCTTTTGAAAAGGCTTTAGTGCCAGTCTACCCGCGTTCGAATCCTGGCGCCGCCACTGTGTGACCTCTGACAGGTCATTTAGCCTGGTGTCCCCATCTTAGAATAGGAATGATAATAGTACGACAGTAATAGGGTGGCTGTCAGGATTCAGTGGAGCCTGAGTAATGGCTTACAAGTGTTAGTgccattattatttcaaaataggaAGACTTACCTTCTAGACTTGAAataccccacccccatttctagCACATATTAGGAACTTAACAAATACTTTGTTCAATGTTTAGTTGAAAAAGCAAAGGTGATTCCTTTTGCATAGAAATTTCTTAGGAAATCGGTAccaaaatactttgtttttcagtctctttcagtttgttttaCATAGATTGACCCATGACTTGGTAAACTTAATGCCACGGACTGTGcagttttaaaagtaatttgtcGGAGATTCTTACACATAGGAGTTTACTGTCTAGTCTAAAAGGAACATAGTCACAAAACCATATAAAGGCAGTTGATGTAATCAAATGCATGGCAGGCatctttggaaaggaagaaaacaagttcTGTTTTAACTGCTAGTAACATCGTGTATGTCATTTTCAAACATTCTGACAATAACTTAAAAGATTGAAAATCTTCTAAAGGTGAGAATTAAAagctttggaaaatttttaaaaggggtCTTAGAACTAAGTGCTGTATTAGCTATATAGAAATATGAATTTGtggcttttaaaatggaaattccagggagttccctggtggtctagtggttagaatttggcgctttcactgcccgcccgggttcgatccctggtcagggaacagggATCCTGTAAGACGCACGGCgcaggcaaaaaaaaaggaaattccatGTAGACCTTTAGAAATGCAGGGCCTCAGTTGGTTTCAGAGATCTTTGAAGATCATTTCTCCTTCAAAATGGTCCAGCTGAAtccctaaataattttttaaaaagcacatggtggggcttccctggtggcgcagtggttgagagtccgcctgtcgatgcaggggacacgggttcgtgccccagttcgggaagatcccacgtgccgcggagcagctaggcccgtcagccatggctgctgagcctgcgcgtccggagcctgtgctccgcaatgggagaggccacaacagtgagaggcccgcgtaccacaaaaaaaaaaaaaaaagcacatggtgTGTGGAGTTAATGTGTTTTATGGAATTGATTGTATTTTCTTTCACTTGCAGAAAGCACTAGGTGGGGACTGTGCAGTGAGGCCCTTCCAGAGTACTGCAACAGTGTGTGCTCCGGTATCACATTATCGGACTGTTAAAAGTGTGGATTCAAGTGAGGAGAGTTTTTCGGATTCAGATGATGATAGCTCTCTCTGGAAGCGCAAACGACAAAAATGTTTTAACACTCCTCCCAAACCCGAGCCTTTTCAGTTTGGCCAGAGCAGCCAGAAACCGCCTATTGCTGGAGGGAAGAAGGTTAACAACATATGGGGTGCTGTGCTGCAGGAACAGAATCAAGATGCAGTGGCCACTGAACTTGGTATCTTGGGAATGGAGGGCACTATTGACAGAAGCAGAGAATCCGAGACGTACAATTATTTGCTTGCTAAGAAACTTAAGAGGGAATCCCAAGAGCATACAAAAGAATTAGACAAAGAGCTAGATGAATATATGCATGGTGGCAAAAAAACGGGatcaaaggaagaggaaaatgggCAAGGTCATCTCAAAAGGAAACGACCTGTCAAAGACAGACTAGGAGACAGACTAGAAATGAACTATAAAGGCCGATATGAGATCACAGAGGACGATTCTCAAGAGAAAGTGGCTGATGAAATTTCTTTTAGGTGAGTATTTAAATTTGTCTACAAGTGAGCACTTGACCAATTGTCTTCCATTTATGAGAAATAACACAGATTCCAAATACACTGACAATGATgttcctttttgaaatttttaaattcaaggcATGAACTCTAGGCTTATGTGGTTATATGAATATAGCTGGGTGTTCTTAAATTTGGGCAGACCTGATAGAATAATTTTGCAGATTTTTATGAACTTTTGAGCAACTCTTTCCATTTAGTGCTATAGAACTCTTTAGGTAAAAACATATCCTTTTAAATCATGTAGGTTTTTTGGAGTGCTTTCAagcattcatgatttttttttttttttacaattttattgagGCATGGTATACATGTGgtaaaattcatccatttcaaGTGTTGATTTTTTTAGTAAGTTTATCAGTTGTACAACGATTACCATAAAgcacttttaaaacatttccatcaccctatAAGATCCCTCATACCATGTGCCCATTTAAAGTTAGTTCCTGTTCCTATTCCCACGTAactgctaatctactttctgttgctATCAGTTTGCATTTTTGGAAATTTCATGTTAATGGAATCACAGTATGGGGTCTCTTGTGCCTGGCTATTTTCACTTACTGCAGTGTTTTTCAGattcgtccatgttgtagcaggaaTCAACAGTTTGTTTATTTACACGCACACGCATATGCACGCACACATCCATATCGGCTGTTACCCTTTTGggaaattatgaataatgctgttatgaacttTCACGTACACATTTTTGGACacagattttcatttcttttggataaataggAGTAGAGTTGCTTGATGTATGGTAAATTtacatttcatgtattttttatttatttattttttttttggcggtacacgggcctctcactgctgtggcctctcccgctgcggagcacaggctccggacgcgctggctcagcggccatggctcacgggcccagctgctccgcggcacgtgggattttcctggaccggggcacgaacccgtgtcccctgcatcggtagacagactctcaaccactgcgccaccagggaagcccatttcatatatttttaacaagaaatactaaaagttaaaattttgggagttccctggcagtacagtggttaggacttggcactttcattgccatgggcccgggtttgatccctggtcggcgaactaagatcctgcaagctgcccGGGGaggtcaataaataaataaaaagttgaaattttGCTTACTTTTTTAGTAGCTCTAAATCACTAGTGAACAGTGTCACAAATCTGAAAACAGGTAAGGTTCAAGAGTAATATAGCTAGTAGGAAAACAAGTATTTACTTTCCAGGCAAGCCTGTCAATACTCatactggatttttttaaaatactgagggAGTTTGGAATTTGAGTTCTGGAAAGGAACTTCGAGATTTTGTAAACCAAAGCCTTTACTTTACaaataggaaactgaggcccggtaGTTGTGTGgcttgctcaaagtcacaaatTTAATAAGTGTCAGACCTGGAACTAAAGTCTAGCCCCTTTGTTCCTAGTCTACTGCTCTTTCCAcaacagaagaaacaaaagaagccagggCTGGTTAGGGAACTGGTAAGACTTCTGTAATATTAATGCTCCTTCATCTCTATGGAGTATGGGCTCTGATGTCAGAAGTGCTACCTACTTAGGCTCCCTGTGTTTTTACCTCTCAGTGgtaaaatgaaaatcataataTCTGCTTCATAAGGTTGTTGAGAGAATTAACTGAGATATAATGCATGTATAGTTCTTAGGATTGTGCTTATCCCATAATAAGCCTTTGGTAAATATTAGCTATTTCCTTGTTCTGAGGCAGGGAGCCCATGAGGGAAAAATCCAatccattttaaaacttttagacATCTCTAGAGTTAGGAGAGCTAACTTTTAGAAAGCATGGTATATGTTTGCTATTTGTTTTGATGAGAGTAGACTGGTTGTTATCTTCTTTTGCTTTTAGGCTTGCATTCCCCTTGCTATGTGTGcatgtttcttttgaaatatgCCATAATCCAATAAGGCAAAGTGAAGATGCCAGTTATGAGACTTGAGGTGGATCCTGGAGGTTATGATCTCCTTGGGTGACCCAAGATAGGAATGTTTCCATGTCAGTGATTCCAAGGTTAAATATTGGGGATTTTGGAAAGCAAATGTTATTAGAATGAGAAGTTAATTCTAGTTAGGAACTAAATTGGAGACTAAGGTAGATTTCCTCAACTTTTTGcaacaaataaaaagtttaatattaCTTCATTTGTTCCTCATCAGGTTGCAGGAACCAAAGAAAGATTTGATAGCCCGAGTAGTGAGGATAATTGGGAACAAAAAGGCAATTGAACTTCTGATGGAAACTGCTGAAGTTGAACAAAATGGTGGCCTTTTTATAATGGTAAGACTAACTGCTtcattctttctgcttttgtattatttcatgtgattttttaataaaatgcccTTGTCTCTGATTGTTGGTTctcttatttataaattattacagtgtgtttcagactttaaaaaaccttcattaataatttaaaaattcagggcttccctggtggcgcagtggttaagaatccacctgccaatgccgggggcaagggttcgagccctggtcggggaagatctcacatgctgcagagcaactaaggctgtgcaccacaactactgaagcccgcgtgcctagagcctgtgctccgcagcaagagaagccaccacaatgagaagcctgcgcaccacagcaaagagtagcccccgcttgctgcaactagagaaagcccgcacacagcagcaaagacccaacacagccaaaaataaaaataaataaaaaacaaataaatgtataaaaaattttttttaattcagtgtgGTCAGTTTTTGCAATTAATACTTTACTTATAAAAAATATACCTAAATTGTAGCCTGTTAGTGTGCAGTCAACAACAGATCTCTTATAGGATTCATTAAGGCTGAAATTTTAAGAAAGGTCTGGAGGGGGGAACTGGAAGCTCAGATTTTGAGAATATGGGTTTTGGAATTTGGGGTACCTGGTTTTGAATTTTGGGTGTGCAGCTTACTAGATGTGACATTTGGCTAAATTATCGATACTTCTCAGACCTCagtctcagctataaaatgggattaatcctctattataaggattaaatgagataatgcatatactTAACACTGTGCCCAGAATTTAGTTAGTGGTGGTGAGCAGAAATGttacttttggggcttccctggtgactcagtggttaagaatctgcctggtaatgcaggggacacgggttcgagccctggtccgggaagatcccacatgctgcagagcaactaagcccatgcaccacaactactgaagcccacatgccctagagcctgtgctttgcaacaagagaagccaccacaatgagaagcctgcgcaccaccacaaagagtagcccccgctcgccacaactagagaaagcccgcacgcagcaacgaatacccaatgcagccataaataaataaataaattttttttaaaaaaaaagaaatgttacttttagctcatttaattcatgcattttttttttttttttttaatttatggctgtgttgggtcttcgtttctgtgtgagggctttctctagttgcagcaagtggggaccactcttctttgcagtgcacgggcctctcactatcgcggcctctcttgttgcagagcacaggctccagacgcgcaggctcggtaattgtggctcatgggcctagttgctccgcggcatgggggatcttcccagactaggactcgaacccatgtcccctgcattggcaggcagattctcaaccactgcaccaccagtgaagcccaatTCATGCATTCTTGGAAACTGGTTCTTGGgggtaaaaaaaccaaaaatcttcTTATGTAAAAAGCACAGATAAATATAAAGTATATCTGTGAGTATTAAAATCTCATGGGTGGTAGGAGTGAATAGGAAACAAAATGTCTAAAGAGGCTTCTGGGGTtgagaaagcaaaaatgaaaaaacagttaaaaaatacttcattgctccAGAGTGGCATAAAGAGCACTTCTCTGGTTGGGGCCAGATCACAAGCAGTAGCAGTTTATCCCATAGAATGAATGGTTTTGCAGATCTCATTTAATTGAGCTTTCAGCACAGGGTGAGGATGAAGATTGAATGGCTTCCTTCTTATTTGTTCCTCATGAATTTGAATAATAACATCACAAGAGACTAAATATTATGCtgtggaaatggagagaaaagaaaccaGTTAGAAGTGATAGCACTGGGTGAGGAAACAGCCTGTGAACATAGGTTCCAGAAgttaacaacaaaacaaattataataATCATGAATGTACTGGCATCCCTGTTTGTGTCACTGTTTAAGGTACCTAGATTTTCATTCAGTTGAGCACGAAGTTATAGattatatcaatattttactttaaaaattttttttttttaatttcttgctgtgccacacagcttgtggaatACTAGTtcgccaaccagggatcaaatccaggccccctgcagtgaaaccaccaagtcctaaccactggactgccagggaattccctatatcaaaattttaatactGTAGTAATAATACAGTAGTAATAAAACCAGTGAGCTAATGGAAATCTACTGAATGTTGGGAAGATGCAAGTCCAAATTCACTTTCTTTTGGTGCATGCATTCTTTCCTTGTACAGTTCTTtattgctgtgtgccaggcactgttctagacacaGGAAGCTTATGTTGTagtagggggtgggagggaaacagtCTGTAAAGAATAAATGTAGTATCTTCAAGTATGCCAAGAAGTGATACATgccatgggaaaagaaatagagcAAATGGAAgtctggagaggagagaaggacacTGCAGTTAAACTGGAGTGGTACTGTAGACCTTAATATCTCCTTAGGAATGTCTCTAAAAGTTGCTTTGACCATTCACTGGAAGAGTCTTCACAGGatcatttttctgttcctttttgtaGAATGGTAGTCGAAGAAGAACACCAGGTGGAGTTTTCCTGAATCTCCTGAAGAACACTCCTAGTATCAGTGAGGAACAAATTAAGGTAGAAGCAATAATGTCCTTAACTTTTGAGATCCATCATAATTTAACTCCCACTCAGCCTCTAGCTTCATTTTCTACTGATCTCTGTTACCTGCTCTGCCTTGTACTGACCAATTTTTCATTGTCTCTTTTCAAGTAAACCTTGTGCCTTTGGTAAAGCTCTGCCtcctcattttcttccctttcagaGCCAAGGTCAAGATTTCTTTTATGGCAATTTTTCCTGGTCTCTTagcatgtaattatttttttctactcctACAactttttattaatgaaaaatttcaaacgtGGAATAGATGAAAAAGCAACAGGATGAATACCCATATATCCTTCACCTAGGTTCAGGGGTGGTTAACATTTTGACATTCTTACTTTAcctatgcaattttttttctgtaccaTTGGGAAATAAGGAGCAAACATCATGACATTCAGCCCTAATTACTTCAACAGGCATCTCCCAATATCCTACACAGCCACacctaagaaaaataagaacagtttCATAGCATCATCCCAGTATCTATCTAGCCCTTATTCCAATTTCCTGAATTGTCCCAAGAATGTATTTTCTAgcttttttcctccccaaatcaGGATCCTATCTAGATTTCCACATCCCATTTGTTATATGTCTTTTGATCTGTTTAATCCTACATTTTTCTCCATGATTTAGACCTTTTGATGAGTCCATTATGGCTCTCTTATAGAATATACTACATTCTGTTGTCTGCTCACACATTTGTTTTGTTCATTCCTCACAAACTGGAAGCCAGGCATTTTAGTATCATTTTTGTATTACCAGAATGTCATATGGGAAATCTTATACACTGTGGGTTTTTCACAGCTCAGAATTCAGTtaccttttaatttattaattaaggAACATGACTCGCATTTAGCACATGTGATCAAAATTGAGAACTGTCTTCTTGCATAGGAAGGAGATGGTACACATGTGCAACACAGCTACAATATTTGAGAAATTTTGTATTCTCTTTATTATAACAGTGGGTGATAAAGGTCATAGGAATGTGCTATAGCCGTACTAATGTAATGCTGAtgatgacagaaaaataaaaaccttttctCTTGAGCTGATGCTACATGTGAGCATATTTTGCATCTGctcaatgtttttttcttttttctgactaTTCActtttagtcatttttttaaaactctgttacTGAAATTCCTACAGGAAATGTTACTGTTGTTGCACGTTTGAAATCTCTACTTTGTAACTACTTTTTTCCTCATTGGAACAATTATTTTgataataaatttataacaatGTGAATTTCCTTGGGAACACAACTTTTGAGTGGTAGAACAGAGCTTATACCTTAATGatgttctccctcctcccccagtatAACCCCTGATCAGAGTGTGTACTTAGAAGGAACATTCTTCTTGGGTCTTTGTTAGATAGCAAAATGTGACTCTTTTCAAAGATATAGCATGGTGTGATGAAAAGAATTCTCTGAGATGCAAAATCTAGGTTTTAATCTTAATTTTGCCATTTAGTGATTATATGACTATGAGCAGATTGCTTATTCTCCCTCagccttgattttctcatctataaagtgaggacTTTAATATGTGTCCTGCCTATTTAATATTGCTATAAAGg
Protein-coding regions in this window:
- the PHAX gene encoding phosphorylated adapter RNA export protein, with the protein product MAQEAGDMEDGQLSDSDSDMTVAPSDRPLQVPKALGGDCAVRPFQSTATVCAPVSHYRTVKSVDSSEESFSDSDDDSSLWKRKRQKCFNTPPKPEPFQFGQSSQKPPIAGGKKVNNIWGAVLQEQNQDAVATELGILGMEGTIDRSRESETYNYLLAKKLKRESQEHTKELDKELDEYMHGGKKTGSKEEENGQGHLKRKRPVKDRLGDRLEMNYKGRYEITEDDSQEKVADEISFRLQEPKKDLIARVVRIIGNKKAIELLMETAEVEQNGGLFIMNGSRRRTPGGVFLNLLKNTPSISEEQIKDIFYIENQKEYENKKAAKKRRTQVLGKKMKQAIKSLNFLEDDDTSRETFASDTNEALASLDESQEGHGETKLDAEEAIEVDHSHDLDIF